One genomic window of Erinaceus europaeus chromosome 7, mEriEur2.1, whole genome shotgun sequence includes the following:
- the PTMA gene encoding prothymosin alpha: MSDAAVDTSSEITTKDLKEKKEVVEEAENGRDAPANGNANEENGEQEVDNEVDEEEEEGGEEEEEEEEGDGEEEDGDEDEEAEATTIKRAAEDDEDDDVDAKKQKTEEDD, encoded by the exons ATGTCAGACGCGGCTGTGGACACCAGCTCTGAGATCACCACCAAG GActtgaaggagaagaaggaagtggTGGAGGAGGCGGAGAATGGGAGAGACGCCCCCGCCAACGGCAACGCC AACGAGGagaatggggagcaggaggtCGACAACGAGGTAgacgaagaagaggaagagggcggggaggaagaggaggaggaggaggaaggcgatG GCGAGGAGGAGGACGGGGACGAGGACGAGGAGGCCGAGGCCACCACGATCAAGCGGGCAGCTGAAGACGATGAG GATGACGACGTGGACGCCAAGAAGCAGAAGACCGAGGAGGATGACTAG